A window of the Butyricimonas virosa genome harbors these coding sequences:
- a CDS encoding LptF/LptG family permease, whose product MKKLDLYIIRKFLGTFFFSMVLILSIVVVFDLSERLEKFIENEAPVKAIIFDYYLNFVPYFANVFSSLFTFISVIFFTSKMAYNSEIIAILSTGISFRRMVRPYMISAGVIACLSLLLSAFIIPNANKKRIEFSEQYIWKKYSNKEENIHRQIAPGVFIYMSSFNVYSSRGNDFTYEVFREDTLVSKLTAKSISWNKELEKWRINNWTLREFDGIKETYTTGQTIDTLLNFSAAEFSEDPKKIKERLTLPELDEYIARQKLRGSSNVVEFQIEKYKMFSGAFATFILTLIGVCIASRKIRGGMGFHLGLGLLISFSYILFMQFSTVFATNGGMSPLLAVWIPNMLFAVVALFVYRAAPK is encoded by the coding sequence ATGAAGAAATTAGACTTATATATTATCCGGAAGTTCCTAGGTACCTTTTTCTTTTCGATGGTACTGATCTTGAGTATTGTCGTGGTTTTCGACCTTTCGGAGAGATTGGAGAAATTTATTGAGAACGAGGCTCCCGTGAAGGCGATCATATTTGATTATTACCTGAATTTCGTGCCTTATTTCGCGAACGTGTTTTCCTCTTTGTTTACTTTTATTTCGGTTATTTTCTTCACGTCTAAGATGGCTTATAATAGTGAGATTATTGCTATTTTAAGTACGGGCATCAGTTTCCGGAGAATGGTCCGGCCATACATGATATCGGCTGGAGTGATTGCCTGTTTGTCACTTCTTTTGAGTGCTTTTATTATTCCGAATGCCAACAAGAAACGGATCGAGTTTTCCGAGCAATATATTTGGAAAAAGTATAGTAACAAGGAGGAGAATATTCACCGGCAGATTGCACCGGGAGTTTTTATTTATATGTCGAGTTTTAACGTGTATTCCAGTCGGGGCAATGATTTTACCTACGAGGTATTTCGGGAAGACACACTGGTTAGCAAGTTAACGGCAAAATCTATATCATGGAATAAAGAACTTGAGAAATGGCGGATTAACAACTGGACGTTACGGGAATTTGACGGGATCAAGGAGACTTACACGACGGGACAAACTATTGATACACTATTAAATTTTAGTGCGGCGGAATTTTCCGAGGACCCCAAAAAAATTAAAGAACGCTTGACATTACCAGAACTGGATGAATACATAGCCCGGCAAAAATTGCGGGGAAGTAGTAACGTGGTTGAGTTCCAGATTGAAAAGTACAAGATGTTTTCGGGAGCGTTCGCTACATTTATATTGACGTTAATCGGGGTATGTATTGCTTCCCGTAAGATTCGTGGGGGTATGGGGTTCCATTTGGGATTAGGATTGTTAATCAGTTTCTCGTACATATTATTTATGCAATTTTCCACGGTTTTTGCAACCAATGGAGGCATGAGTCCGTTATTAGCGGTATGGATACCGAATATGTTATTTGCTGTGGTGGCGTTATTTGTATATCGGGCGGCACCGAAATAA
- the tgt gene encoding tRNA guanosine(34) transglycosylase Tgt, whose protein sequence is MKYTLLAKDKNSDARCGVLTTDHGNIETPIFMPVGTVGTVKAVHARELKEDIKAQIILGNTYHLYLRPGTEVLEEAGGLHKFNSWDRPILTDSGGFQVFSLGDCRKITEEGVVFRSHIDGSKHLFTPENVMDIQRKIGADIIMAFDECPPGQSEYGYAKNSLELTQRWLERCVKRFDSTEPLYGYHQSLFPIVQGCTFRDLREKAAEHAVALDREGYAIGGLAVGEEAEVMYEMIQVVNRILPQDKPRYLMGVGTPENILEAISLGVDMFDCVMPTRNGRNGMLFTTEGVINIKNKKWEKDFSRIDPAGLSFVDNDYSKAYLRHLIKADEILGLQICSIHNLSFYLWLVREARKHILEGDFVTWKESTIKKVTRRL, encoded by the coding sequence GGGTACGGTGGGAACCGTGAAAGCCGTGCATGCGAGAGAGTTGAAAGAAGATATTAAGGCCCAGATCATTTTGGGCAACACGTATCATTTGTATTTGCGACCGGGTACAGAGGTGTTGGAAGAGGCAGGTGGACTACACAAATTTAATTCATGGGATCGTCCGATCCTTACGGATAGTGGCGGTTTTCAAGTTTTTTCTTTGGGAGATTGTCGGAAAATCACGGAAGAGGGGGTCGTGTTCCGTTCTCATATTGATGGTTCGAAACACTTGTTTACTCCTGAAAATGTCATGGATATTCAGCGTAAGATAGGGGCTGATATTATCATGGCATTTGATGAATGTCCCCCGGGGCAGAGTGAATACGGTTACGCGAAAAATTCATTGGAATTAACCCAGCGTTGGTTGGAACGATGCGTGAAACGATTTGATTCTACGGAGCCATTGTACGGTTATCACCAGTCGCTTTTTCCGATCGTGCAAGGATGTACTTTCCGGGATTTACGGGAAAAGGCAGCGGAACACGCTGTTGCTCTTGATCGAGAAGGATATGCTATCGGGGGATTAGCTGTTGGGGAAGAGGCTGAGGTCATGTACGAGATGATCCAAGTCGTAAACCGGATTTTACCGCAGGATAAGCCCCGTTATTTGATGGGGGTCGGAACTCCGGAGAATATTTTGGAGGCAATCTCTTTAGGCGTGGATATGTTTGATTGCGTGATGCCGACCCGGAATGGGAGAAATGGTATGTTGTTTACCACGGAGGGCGTGATCAATATAAAGAACAAGAAGTGGGAGAAGGATTTCAGTCGTATTGATCCGGCTGGGTTGAGTTTTGTTGATAATGATTACTCGAAAGCGTATTTGCGACATTTAATTAAAGCGGATGAAATTTTAGGGCTACAAATTTGTTCGATCCATAATTTGTCGTTTTATTTGTGGTTAGTACGTGAAGCTCGTAAACACATATTGGAAGGAGATTTCGTGACGTGGAAAGAGAGCACGATAAAAAAAGTTACACGAAGATTATAG